Part of the Anaerobacillus alkaliphilus genome, ACGGCTGGTGTCATATTATCAATTTTTCCTATTGAGGAACTAGCAAAGGATGCGGGTATTGAAATATCTCATACTGCTGATCAGTTTCGTGGCGTATCATTTGCCATTAATGTAGACAGTGTAGAACAAGTAGACTCTACAATTGAAGATATACGAAAAGTTGGTGGGAAAATCTTAAGAGAACCAAGTGACGCCTTTTGGGGTGGAAGAACAGCTTATTTTGCTGACCCTGAAAATAATCTTTGGGAAGTTGCATGGAATCCTACAGCTGTATTCGATGAAAGAGGAGCAATGGTTTCGTTTTAGTGAATGGAACGAAGTTTGATAGGAGGCGAGCATGAAATGTCGACAATTGTAAACCCAATTTTACCAGGATTTAACCCAGATCCGTCAATAATTCGTGTGAATGATGATTACTACATAGCTACATCTACCTTTGAATGGTTTCCTGGCGTTCAAATTCACCACTCCAAAGATTTGGTTAATTGGAGATTAATTGGTCATCCGTTAACGAGGAAAAGTCAGCTGAATATGAGGGGGAACTCCGACTCAGGGGGAGTTTGGGCACCTTGTTTAAGCTATGATAATGGTACATTTTATCTAATCTATACCGATGTGAAAAGCCATTACGGAGCGTTTAAAGATACCCATAACTATCTAGTTACCTCCAATGACATTATGGGGCCTTGGTCAGAACCAATCTATCTAAATAGCAGTGGGTTTGATCCTTCCTTGTTTCATGATGATGACGGGAGAAAATGGTTAGTTAATATGGTATGGGATCATCGTAAAGGCAAAAATCGTTTTGGAGGAATTTTGCTGCAGGAGTACTCCGAGGAGGAACAAAAATTAGTTGGTCCAATTAAAAATATTTTTAGAGGGACAGAAATTGGATTAACTGAAGCACCTCATCTCTACAAAAAAGA contains:
- a CDS encoding VOC family protein, producing the protein MVMQRVSLLTIGAFDLPKLRSFYKGIGWEETEFSSDNYAAFKTAGVILSIFPIEELAKDAGIEISHTADQFRGVSFAINVDSVEQVDSTIEDIRKVGGKILREPSDAFWGGRTAYFADPENNLWEVAWNPTAVFDERGAMVSF